From Maniola hyperantus chromosome 28, iAphHyp1.2, whole genome shotgun sequence, one genomic window encodes:
- the LOC117994929 gene encoding zinc finger protein 182-like: MRCCVPFCKNTSDDEYLSDKKGITFHSFPGDMRLRAAWLRALGKQDRHLPDPAVVCSQHFLADDIYETKSGLKQIVTGAIPSTVQVCMICLDTDSKMFPMSKHKLEEAYEKLTGHPLCDQGNLKQTVCVQCAQRLINFSQFRDKSLRARALMMELVEKHKLITRQHVKMINCTINQLKSNLVMAILGSDPCDLYILEDLSEDKQTESEATTHRVAVKEEEESDDCMSVDEDVEVANEDDNNADNVNDEFVASNEGYLSDDSIKLESELLDEAPCKAREVYRSDAEQVAETQDPLKYKSVPFHCTLCPEEFVCELTYMQHTSTHIQNGDSDCGTSQVCKPHTAVSSSSSHSSLLTENKQDIQKLNDDPLPSTDSALTSVARLPAGLATNNEYKVQAEGADTVHKSKQVLDINYSVLDNDSFDTNSNAHINRLTNCVVKLYDVFKNPKKSETISELCDYKCVKNSNLLKPVRSHSIKKPYTCALCIFKTARKTNLVIHMRTHTGEKPFSCELCEYKTARKTHLVTHNMTKHTGEKPFSCELCAHKTAQKSHLVRHMRTHTGEKPFSCQLCQFKAAQKVNLVNHMRTHTGEKPFFCQLCQFKTAQKSNLVSHMRMHTGEKPFSCDLCEYKAGHKNHLVKHMKNHTG, encoded by the exons ATGCGGTGTTGTGTGCCGTTCTGCAAAAATACTTCCGACGATGAGTACCTGTCAGACAAGAAGGGGATTACTTTCCACAG TTTTCCCGGTGACATGCGTCTCCGTGCTGCTTGGCTCAGAGCCCTCGGCAAACAAGACCGTCACCTACCAGACCCTGCTGTGGTCTGCTCGCAGCATTTTCTAGCTGATGACATTTATGAAACGAAAAGTGGCTTAAAGCAGATAGTTACTGGTGCTATTCCTTCAACGGTGCAG GTTTGCATGATATGCCTAGACACTGACAGCAAGATGTTTCCAATGAGTAAACACAAATTGGAAGAAGCATACGAAAAGTTAACCGGACATCCT TTGTGTGATCAAGGAAACCTAAAACAAACAGTTTGTGTACAATGTGCTCAGAGATTGATAAACTTTAGTCAATTCagagacaagagcttgagagcCCGTGCACTGATGATGGAGTTAgttgaaaaacataaatta ATTACAAGACAACATGTAAAAATGATAAACTGCACAATAAACCAACTAAAGAGTAATTTGGTGATGGCAATACTAGGATCCGACCCCTGTGACTTATACATACTAGAAGACCTCTCagaagacaaacagacagaatcAGAGGCAACCACACACAGAGTTGCAGTGAAAGAGGAAGAGGAAAGTGATGACTGCATGTCGGTTGATGAAGATGTGGAAGTGGCAAATGAAGATGACAATAACGCAGACAATGTCAATGATGAGTTTGTTGCATCTAATGAGGGATACTTATCTGACGATAGCATAAAGTTGGAGTCAGAACTACTGGATGAAGCGCCTTGCAAAGCTCGCGAGGTATATAGATCAGATGCAGAACAGGTGGCTGAAACACAGGACCCTTTGAAGTACAAAAGTGTTCCCTTCCACTGTACTCTTTGTCCTGAGGAGTTTGTCTGTGAACTTACGTACATGCAACATACGAGCACACATATCCAG AACGGTGACAGTGACTGTGGCACGTCTCAAGTGTGCAAGCCTCATACAGCTGTGAGCTCTAGCTCCTCACACTCTTCACTCCTCACCGAGAACAA GCAGGACATTCAGAAGCTGAACGATGACCCTCTCCCTTCCACAGACTCGGCTCTAACCTCAG tCGCTCGTTTGCCCGCGGGGCTTGCAACGAACAACGAATACAAAGTGCAAGCTGAAGGCGCCGATACAGTGCACAAAAGTAAACAAGTGCTTGACATTAACTATAGTGTATTAGATAACGATTCATTCGATACCAATAGTAACGCACATATTAATAGATTAACGAATTGTGTAGTTAAATTATATgatgttttcaaaaaccctaaGAAAAGTGAAACAATATCTGAGTTGTGCGATTacaaatgtgtaaaaaatagtAACCTATTGAAGCCTGTGAGAAGTCACTCTATTAAAAAGCCATATACTTGTGCGTTATGCATATTTAAAACTGCTCGAAAAACTAATTTAGTGATTCACATGAGAACTCATactggtgaaaagccttttTCTTGTGAGTTATGTGAGTATAAAACTGCTCGAAAAACTCATTTAGTGACACACAATATGACAAaacacactggtgaaaagccttttTCGTGTGAGTTATGTGCCCATAAAACTGCTCAAAAATCTCATTTAGTGAGGCATATGAGAAcgcacactggtgaaaaacctttTTCTTGTCAGCTGTGCCAGTTTAAAGCTGCTCAAAAAGTTAATTTAGTAAATCACATGAGAACGCACACCGgtgaaaaaccttttttttgtcAGCTGTGCCAGTTTAAAACTGCTcaaaaaagtaatttagtgTCTCACATGAGAAtgcacactggtgaaaaacctttTTCTTGTGACTTATGCGAGTATAAAGCTGGTCATAAAAATcatttagtgaagcacatgaaaAATCACACTGGTTAA
- the LOC117995218 gene encoding protein MEMO1 isoform X2: MSCRNASHAGSWYTENGSELSRQLDLWLSKADLTHGPARAIIAPHAGYSYCGACAAFAYRQVSPVVVKRIFVLGPSHHVRLAGCALSSLDKYQTPLYDLTIDKQIYAELEATRQFEWMDVQTDEDEHSIEMHLPYIAKVMEEYKTGFTIIPILVGSLTPEKEAKYGAILAPYLADPQNLVVISSDFCHWGSRFRYTWRDPARGRIHQSIEWLDKQGMDIIEKMEPSSFTDYLNKYNNTICGRHPIGVLLQAIAKLQSQSTAPRMSLKFLKYAQSSQCSTMQDSSVSYASASLVFE, encoded by the exons ATGTCTTGTCGTAATGCATCTCATGCAGGGAGCTGGTACACCGAAAATG GCTCGGAATTATCCAGACAGTTAGACCTGTGGCTCTCTAAAGCCGACCTCACACACGGCCCGGCCAGGGCCATCATTGCACC TCACGCTGGCTACTCGTACTGCGGCGCGTGCGCTGCGTTCGCGTACCGACAAGTCAGTCCCGTCGTTGT CAAACGCATCTTCGTCCTGGGCCCCTCCCACCACGTGCGGCTGGCCGGCTGCGCCCTGTCGTCTCTGGACAAGTACCAGACGCCGCTCTATGACCTCACTATAGACAAACAGA TATACGCCGAACTAGAAGCGACCCGACAGTTCGAATGGATGGACGTACAGACGGACGAAGACGAGCATTCTATAGAGATGCATCTACCCTACATCGCCAAAGTTATGGAGGA GTACAAGACAGGTTTCACAATCATACCAATTTTAGTTGGTTCCCTCACGCCTGAAAAGGAAGCCAA ATACGGTGCAATTCTAGCCCCCTACCTGGCCGACCCTCAGAACTTAGTGGTTATATCGTCGGACTTCTGCCACTGGGGGTCAAGGTTCCGGTACACGTGGCGAGACCCCGCGCGCGGACGGATCCACCAGAGCATCGAGTGGCTAGATAAACAG GGTATGGATATAATAGAGAAAATGGAGCCAAGTTCTTTCACGGACTACCTCAATAAATATAACAACACGATATGCGGCCGACATCCCATTGGAGTGCTTCTACAG GCCATAGCCAAGCTGCAAAGTCAATCGACCGCTCCTCGGATGTCCCTAAAGTTCCTCAAATACGCTCAATCCTCCCAGTGCTCGACCATGCAGGACTCCTCCGTGTCATACGCCAGTGCTTCCTTGGTTTTTGAATAG
- the LOC138404386 gene encoding zinc finger protein 271-like yields MQCCVPYCNNSCDNVPPTGRKGISFHGFPSDVGLRAAWLRALGKQDSHLQDPAVVCSQHFLADDIYATESGLKQIVTGAIPSMVQVCMICLDTDSKMFPMSKHKLEEAYEKLTGHPLCDQGNLKQTLCIQCAQRLINFSQFKDKSLRARALMMELVEKHELITKQHVEMISRTKNHLKSNLVVTTLGADPCDLYILENSSEDKQTESMTNVFSVKVKKEESFDSMWIDVGVSNDDKNAVNVKHEIDIVACNEGLSGKSIKMESKQLYDALSKAPERNPAVAGQVDTEVPIKCERDPFQYTLCFEEFIREHDSRHLQNSDGDCDTSQVCKPHTAVSSSSSHSSLLTENRQDIQKLNDDRLPSTDSALTSVDPLSAEHTTNNENKVQAEDGGAIQKNKQAVKIKTTLQCHMKTNTDKKTYSCKSCAYKTIHKRHLVSHMRTHSGEKPYNCNLCDYKCAKKYTLVQHTRIHTGEKPFSCELCDFKTARKRLLVSHMISHTGEMPYLCDFCAYKTYKKVHLITHIRTHTGEKPYNCTLCDYKSARKANLVYHMKTHSGIKAYSCQLCEYKCYENYILVSHMSTHTGEKRFSCGLCDYRCAQNSNLVRHQRKHTGERPFACELCDNKYTQKSHLIKHVLRIHTSDSSRHRSFAHGTCDEQRIQNNHSSDTKSIPNINSSLLRPCSSEKQYLCKLCEYKSTRKANLVRHIRTHTGENPFSCDMCEFKTALKPHLIRHKRTHTGHKPYSCELCVYKTGQKANLVRHIRTHTHESPFSCDMCEYKTGHKPHLVRHYKTHSGDKPYSCELCIYRTAQKTNLVNHMRTHTGDKLFSCDACEYKTAHKPHLVRHNKTHTGEKPYSCEICQYKFARNGDLVRHMRIHTGEKPFSCELCEYKTAQKSHLGTHMRSQHHSGGAKEAK; encoded by the exons ATGCAGTGTTGTGTACCTTACTGCAACAATAGTTGCGATAATGTACCTCCAACAGGAAGGAAGGGGATTAGCTTTCACGG TTTCCCCAGTGATGTGGGTCTCCGTGCTGCTTGGCTCAGAGCCCTCGGTAAACAAGACAGTCATCTACAAGACCCTGCTGTGGTCTGCTCGCAACATTTTCTAGCTGATGACATTTACGCAACGGAAAGTGGCTTAAAACAGATAGTTACTGGTGCTATTCCTTCAATGGTGCAG GTTTGCATGATATGCCTAGACACTGACAGCAAGATGTTTCCAATGAGTAAACACAAATTGGAAGAAGCATACGAAAAGTTAACTGGACATCCT TTGTGTGATCAAGGAAACCTAAAACAAACACTTTGCATACAATGTGCTCAGAGATTGATAAACTTTAGTCAATTTAAagacaagagcttgagagcCCGTGCACTGATGATGGAGTTAGTTGAAAAACATGAATTA ATTACAAAACAACATGTAGAAATGATCAGCCGTACAAAAAACCATCTAAAGAGTAATTTAGTGGTGACAACACTAGGAGCCGACCCCTGTGACTTATACATACTAGAAAATTCTTCggaagacaaacagacagaatcAATGACAAATGTATTCAGTGTTAAAGTGAAAAAAGAAGAGAGTTTTGACTCTATGTGGATTGATGTTGGAGTTTCAAATGATGACAAAAATGCAGTCAATGTCAAGCATGAGATTGACATTGTTGCATGTAATGAAGGCTTAAGTGGCAAAAGCATAAAGATGGAATCTAAACAACTGTACGATGCTCTTTCCAAAGCTCCAGAAAGAAACCCAGCAGTTGCAGGACAAGTTGACACCGAGGTGCCGATAAAGTGTGAAAGAGATCCGTTCCAGTACACTCTTTGCTTTGAGGAGTTCATCCGGGAACATGACTCCAGGCATCTCCAG AACAGTGATGGAGACTGTGACACGTCTCAAGTGTGCAAGCCTCATACAGCTGTGAGCTCTAGCTCCTCACACTCTTCACTCCTCACCGAGAACAG GCAGGACATTCAGAAGCTGAACGATGACCGTCTCCCTTCCACAGACTCGGCTCTAACCTCAG TCGATCCCTTGTCCGCAGAACATACGACGAATAACGAAAACAAAGTTCAAGCTGAAGACGGCGGTGCAATCCAGAAAAATAAACAAGcggttaaaattaaaactactttaCAGTGTCACATGAAAACTAACACAgataaaaaaacatattcttGTAAGTCCTGCGCGTATAAAACTATACATAAACGGCATTTAGttagtcacatgaggactcactccGGCGAAAAGCCTTATAATTGTAACCTATGCGACTATAAATGCGCCAAAAAATATACTCTAGTCCAACACACGAGGATTCACACCGGTGAAAAGCCGTTTTCTTGTGAGCTATGCGACTTTAAAACTGCCCGAAAGCGTCTATTGGTATCCCACATGATCAGTCACACTGGCGAAATGCCGTACCTTTGCGATTTCTGCGCGTACAAAACGTATAAAAAAGTTCATCTAATAACTCACATtaggactcacactggtgaaaagccttACAACTGTACGTTGTGCGATTATAAATCTGCTAGGAAAGCTAATCTGGTATATCACATGAAAACCCACTCGGGCATTAAAGCATATTCATGTCAGTTGTGCGAATACAAATGTTATGAAAATTATATACTAGTGAGCCACATGAgcactcacactggtgaaaagcgtTTCTCTTGCGGGCTGTGTGACTACAGATGTGCACAAAATAGTAATTTAGTGAGGCACCAGAGGAAACACACTGGCGAGCGGCCGTTCGCTTGTGAGTTGTGTGACAATAAATACACTCAAAAAAGTCATTTAATAAAACACGTGTTGAGGATTCACACCAGTGACagctcacgaca tcGCTCGTTTGCCCACGGGACTTGCGACGAACAACGAATACAAA ACAACCACTCATCCGATACCAAGAGTATCCCAAACATTAATAGCAGCCTATTGAGGCCTTGCAGTAGTGAAAAGCAATATTTATGTAAGCTATGCGAGTATAAATCTACTAGAAAAGCTAATTTAGTAAGGCATAtaagaactcacactggtgaaaatcCTTTTTCTTGTGATATGTGCGAGTTCAAAACTGCTCTTAAACCTCATTTGATCAGACACaagagaactcacactggtcaCAAACCATACTCTTGTGAGTTATGCGTATATAAAACTGGTCAAAAAGCTAATCTAGTAAGGCACATAAGAACTCACACGCATGAAAGTCCTTTTTCATGTGACATGTGCGAGTACAAAACTGGTCATAAACCTCATTTAGTGAGACACTACAAAACACACAGTGGCGACAAACCATACTCTTGTGAGTTATGCATCTATAGAACAGCTCAAAAAACTAATTTAGTAAaccacatgagaactcacactggtgataAGCTGTTTTCATGTGACGCATGCGAGTACAAAACAGCCCATAAACCTCATTTAGTGAGGCACAACaaaactcacactggtgaaaagccgTACTCTTGTGAGATATGTCAATATAAATTTGCACGAAATGGTGATTTAGTAAGGCACATGAGGattcacactggcgaaaagcctttttcCTGTGAGCTATGTGAGTATAAAACTGCTCAAAAAAGTCATTTAGGAACTCACATGAGAAGTCAACATCATAGTGGGGGAGCCAAAGaagctaaatag
- the LOC117995219 gene encoding myosin heavy chain, clone 203-like has product MDKINKFVAPRPVQTTSKRATAPAGIAPSTSKKVAPKVKNLSRKSVLPCNLNTSTALFCDETIFEPEALSDVEATDDYVNFLRSMLLECQVEEKIEREETQMDIQLTQLAGRLRETMDQLDQTSRRLKDINFVVEQKRLADLKNQDCSNFYNMIENSGSEEKISNLTTSVDARMDNLKTLNVDFGYNNETGHKKLLDTVNDTINGLESIKKKYNFNTNIFDEYKEFHTNLDAFEKNRFNLDSMKNELEVKFPKYSEKLLKDISNKVASFMENDD; this is encoded by the exons AtggacaaaataaataaatttgttgCACCTAGACCTGTGCAAACAACATCCAAGCGTGCTACCGCTCCCGCAGGTATTGCGCCATCAACTTCGAAAAAAGTTGCACCTAAAGTTAAAAATCTCTCTCGAAAAAGTGTGTTGCCCTGTAATTTAAATACGTCTACTGCTCTCTTCTGTGACGAGACAATTTTCGAACCTGAGGCGTTGTCCGATGTTGAAGCCACGGACGATTACGTGAATTTTCTGAGAAGTATGCTGTTAGAATGTCAGGTAGAGGAAAAAATAGAGAGAGAAGAGACACAAATGGACATTCAACTGACGCAACTAGCTGGGCGGTTGCGGGAGACAATGGACCAGCTGGACCAAACCAGTCGACGGCTGAAGGATATCAATTTTGTTGTTGAACAAAAAAG ACTTGCAGACCTAAAAAATCAGGACTGCTCCAATTTTTACAACATGATAGAAAATTCAGGTTCAGAAGAGAAGATCAGTAATTTGACCACATCCGTAGACGCTCGGATGGACAATTTAAAAACCCTCAATGTAGACTTTGGTTATAATAACGAAACCGGTCATAAGAAACTCCTAGACACTGTGAATGACACCATCAACGGATTAGAaagcattaaaaagaaatacaacTTCAATACAAATATATTCGATGAATACaaagagtttcatacaaatttggATGCATTTGAAAAAAACAGATTCAATCTCGATTCGATGAAAAATGAACTTGAAGTTAAATTTCCCAAATATAGTGAGAAATTACTGAAAGATATCTCTAATAAGGTTGCTTCGTTTATGGAAAATGATGACTAG
- the LOC117995218 gene encoding protein MEMO1 isoform X1, translated as MSCRNASHAGSWYTENGSELSRQLDLWLSKADLTHGPARAIIAPHAGYSYCGACAAFAYRQVSPVVVKRIFVLGPSHHVRLAGCALSSLDKYQTPLYDLTIDKQSKATVHDTGNLFSWIEMLMSVYFSVYAELEATRQFEWMDVQTDEDEHSIEMHLPYIAKVMEEYKTGFTIIPILVGSLTPEKEAKYGAILAPYLADPQNLVVISSDFCHWGSRFRYTWRDPARGRIHQSIEWLDKQGMDIIEKMEPSSFTDYLNKYNNTICGRHPIGVLLQAIAKLQSQSTAPRMSLKFLKYAQSSQCSTMQDSSVSYASASLVFE; from the exons ATGTCTTGTCGTAATGCATCTCATGCAGGGAGCTGGTACACCGAAAATG GCTCGGAATTATCCAGACAGTTAGACCTGTGGCTCTCTAAAGCCGACCTCACACACGGCCCGGCCAGGGCCATCATTGCACC TCACGCTGGCTACTCGTACTGCGGCGCGTGCGCTGCGTTCGCGTACCGACAAGTCAGTCCCGTCGTTGT CAAACGCATCTTCGTCCTGGGCCCCTCCCACCACGTGCGGCTGGCCGGCTGCGCCCTGTCGTCTCTGGACAAGTACCAGACGCCGCTCTATGACCTCACTATAGACAAACAGAGTAaggccacagttcacgacactGGAAACTTGTTTTCGTGGATTGAGATGTTGATGAGTGTTTATTTTTCAGTATACGCCGAACTAGAAGCGACCCGACAGTTCGAATGGATGGACGTACAGACGGACGAAGACGAGCATTCTATAGAGATGCATCTACCCTACATCGCCAAAGTTATGGAGGA GTACAAGACAGGTTTCACAATCATACCAATTTTAGTTGGTTCCCTCACGCCTGAAAAGGAAGCCAA ATACGGTGCAATTCTAGCCCCCTACCTGGCCGACCCTCAGAACTTAGTGGTTATATCGTCGGACTTCTGCCACTGGGGGTCAAGGTTCCGGTACACGTGGCGAGACCCCGCGCGCGGACGGATCCACCAGAGCATCGAGTGGCTAGATAAACAG GGTATGGATATAATAGAGAAAATGGAGCCAAGTTCTTTCACGGACTACCTCAATAAATATAACAACACGATATGCGGCCGACATCCCATTGGAGTGCTTCTACAG GCCATAGCCAAGCTGCAAAGTCAATCGACCGCTCCTCGGATGTCCCTAAAGTTCCTCAAATACGCTCAATCCTCCCAGTGCTCGACCATGCAGGACTCCTCCGTGTCATACGCCAGTGCTTCCTTGGTTTTTGAATAG
- the LOC138404443 gene encoding zinc finger protein 271-like, translating to MRCCVPFCKNTSDDEYLSDKKGITFHSFPGDMRLRAAWLRALGKRDRHLPDSAVVCSQHFLADDIYETKSGLKQIVTGAIPSTVQVCMICLDTDSKMFPMSKHKLEEAYEKLTGLPLCDQGNLKQTLCVQCAQRLINFNQFRDKSLRARALMMELVEKHELITRQHVKMINCTKNQLKSNLVMAILGSDPCDLYILEDPSEDKQTESEATTHRVAVKEEEESDDCMSVDEDVEVENEDDNNADNVNDEFVASNEGYLSDDSIKLESELLDEAPCKAREVYRSDAEQVAETQDPLKYESVPFHCTLCPEEFVHIQNGDSDCGTSQVCKPHTAVSSSSSLSSLLTENRQDIQKLNDDSLPSTDSALTSVARLPAGFATSNEYKVQAEGADTMHKSQQVFDINNSVLDNDSFDTNSKTNNNRLTNCVVKLYDVFKNPKKSETISELCDYKCVKNSNLLKPVRSHSIKKVYTCELCIFKTAQKTHLVSHIKTHTGKKPFSCELCEYKCTRKFHLVSHMRTHSGEIPFPCELCDYKAKHKHNLVRHMKTHTGEKPFSCELCAYKTAHKYDLVSHMTTHTGVKPFSCELCAYKTAQKSHLVRHMRTHSVELFSCKICNYKSSKESNLVSHMRMHTGEKPFSCQLCQFKAAQKINLVNHMRTHTGEKPFSCELCAYKTAYKSHLAGHMRTHTGEKSHTGEKRFSCELCEYKCTRKFNLVSHMRTHSGEIPFPCELCEYKAAHKHNLVRHMKSHTGEKPFSCKLCAYTTAHKYDLVSHMTTHTGEKPFSCELCAYKTARKTDLVTHNMTKHTGEKPFSCELCSHKTVQKSHLVRHMRTHTGEKPFSCQLCQFKAAQKINLVKHMRTHTGEKPFSCELCAYKTAYKSHLVGHMRTHTGEKLQKRFSCELCEYKCTRKFHLVSHMRTHTSEKPQKRFPCELCEYKCTRKFYLVSHMRTHTGETPFPCELCEYKSAHKHNLVTHMRTHTGENLFSCDLCAYKTVYKSHLNTHMKTHTG from the exons ATGCGGTGTTGTGTGCCGTTCTGCAAAAATACTTCCGACGATGAGTACCTGTCAGACAAGAAGGGGATTACTTTCCACAG TTTTCCCGGTGACATGCGTCTCCGTGCTGCTTGGCTCAGAGCCCTCGGCAAACGAGACCGTCACCTACCAGACTCTGCGGTGGTCTGCTCGCAGCATTTTCTAGCTGATGACATTTATGAAACGAAAAGTGGCTTAAAGCAGATAGTTACTGGTGCTATTCCTTCAACGGTGCAG GTTTGCATGATATGCCTAGACACTGACAGCAAGATGTTTCCAATGAGTAAACACAAATTGGAAGAAGCATATGAAAAGTTAACTGGACTTCCT TTGTGTGATCAAGGAAACCTTAAACAAACACTTTGTGTACAATGTGCTCAGAGATTGATAAACTTTAATCAATTCagagacaagagcttgagagcCCGTGCACTGATGATGGAGTTAGTTGAAAAACATGAATTA ATTACAAGACAACATGTAAAAATGATAAACTGCACAAAAAACCAACTAAAGAGTAATTTGGTGATGGCAATACTAGGATCCGACCCCTGTGACTTATACATACTAGAAGACCCCTCagaagacaaacagacagaatcAGAGGCAACCACACACAGAGTTGCAGTGAAAGAGGAAGAGGAAAGTGATGACTGCATGTCGGTTGATGAAGATGTGGAAGTGGAAAATGAAGATGACAATAACGCAGACAATGTCAATGATGAGTTTGTTGCATCTAATGAGGGATACTTATCTGACGATAGCATAAAGTTGGAGTCAGAACTACTGGATGAAGCGCCTTGCAAAGCTCGCGAGGTATATAGATCAGATGCAGAACAGGTGGCTGAAACACAGGACCCTTTGAAGTACGAAAGTGTTCCCTTCCACTGTACTCTTTGTCCTGAGGAGTTTGTACATATCCAG AACGGTGACAGTGACTGTGGCACGTCTCAAGTGTGCAAGCCTCATACAGCTGTGAGCTCTAGCTCCTCACTCTCCTCACTCCTCACTGAGAACAG GCAGGACATTCAGAAGCTGAACGATGACTCTCTCCCTTCCACAGACTCGGCTCTAACCTCGG tCGCTCGTTTGCCCGCGGGATTTGCGACGAGCAACGAATACAAAGTGCAAGCTGAAGGCGCCGATACGATGCACAAAAGTCAACAAGTGTTTGACATTAACAATAGTGTATTAGATAACGATTCATTCGATACCAatagtaaaacaaataataatagattaacGAATTGTGTAGTTAAATTATATgatgttttcaaaaaccctaaGAAAAGTGAAACCATATCTGAGTTGTGCGATTacaaatgtgtaaaaaatagtAACCTATTGAAGCCTGTGAGAAGTCACTCTATTAAAAAGGTATACACTTGTGAGTTATGCATATTTAAGACTGCTCAAAAAACTCATTTAGTGTCACACATTAAAACTCACACTGGTAAAAAGCCCTTTTCATGTGAGTTATGTGAGTATAAATGCACTCGGAAATTTCATTTAGTGagccacatgagaactcactctGGTGAAATACCATTTCCTTGTGAGCTATGCGACTATAAAGCTAAGCATAAACACaatttagtgaggcacatgaaaactcacactggtgaaaagccttttTCATGTGAGTTATGTGCCTACAAAACTGCTCATAAATATGATTTAGTTAGTCACATGACAACTCACACTGGCGTAAAGCCTTTTTCTTGCGAGTTATGTGCCTATAAAACTGCTCAAAAATCtcatttagtgaggcacatgagaacgCACTCTGTAGAACTCTTTTCTTGCAAAATATGCAATTATAAATCTTCAAAAGAAAGTAATTTAGTATCTCACATGAGAAtgcacactggtgaaaaacctttTTCTTGTCAGCTGTGCCAGTTTAAAGCTGCtcaaaaaattaatttggtAAATCACATGAGAAcgcacactggtgaaaagccctTTTCATGTGAGTTATGTGCCTATAAAACTGCTTATAAGTCACATTTAGCTggtcacatgagaactcacactggtgaaaagtcTCATACTGGTGAAAAACGTTTTTCCTGTGAGTTATGTGAGTATAAATGCACTCGGAAATTTAATTTAGTGagccacatgagaactcactctGGTGAAATACCATTTCCTTGTGAGCTATGCGAGTATAAAGCTGCTCATAAACATaatttagtgaggcacatgaaaTCTCATactggtgaaaagccttttTCATGTAAGCTATGTGCCTACACAACTGCTCATAAATATGATTTAGTTAGTCACATGacaactcacactggcgaaaagcctttttcTTGCGAGTTATGTGCCTATAAAACTGCTCGAAAAACTGATTTAGTGACACACAATATGACAAaacacactggtgaaaagccttttTCATGCGAGTTATGTTCCCATAAAACTGTTCAAAAATCtcatttagtgaggcacatgagaacgcacactggtgaaaaacctttTTCTTGTCAGCTGTGCCAGTTTAAAGCTGctcaaaaaattaatttagtaaaACACATGAGAAcgcacactggtgaaaagccctTTTCATGTGAGTTATGTGCCTATAAAACTGCTTATAAGTCACATTTAGTTggtcacatgagaactcacactggtgaaaagcttCAAAAACGTTTTTCCTGTGAATTATGTGAGTATAAATGCACTCGGAAATTTCATTTAGTGAGCCACATGAGAACACACACCAGTGAAAAGCCTCAAAAACGTTTTCCCTGTGAATTATGTGAGTATAAATGCACTCGGAAATTTTATTTAGTGagccacatgagaactcacactggtgaaacaCCATTTCCTTGTGAGCTATGCGAGTATAAATCTGCTCATAAACACAATTTAGTGacacacatgagaactcacactggtgaaaatcTCTTTTCATGTGACTTATGTGCCTATAAAACTGTTTATAAGTCACATTTAAACACACACATGAAAACTCACACTGGTTAA